The following proteins are encoded in a genomic region of Agromyces sp. CF514:
- a CDS encoding DUF262 domain-containing protein yields the protein MKTEVRSPMEVFHLPQHLVIPLFQRPYVWDEADQWAPLWQDVRRLTELRLREVFANPTHFLGAVVVQAHEIQQGHIPASNIIDGQQRLTTLQLLMDATAAVLDEAGLDALVGQLEALTHNQANFVVPGESRLKLRHTNRDQAAFAEVMSTEPPIDHSTLKHSGSLIVRAHKYFMAAVAEWLGEPETEGFASRADALVIVLTRGLQLVKIDLTAEENSQEIFETLNARGTPLTAADLIKNFVFQRLAAEGVDTKRAYADDWPFDTKFWESEISVGRYLVSRSSLFLNQWLVARTGEEIGPQSTFTRFKSYVEHDGGQRMSELLPVIKEQADLYEAWTDAAGDSNRQLTPVEMAVYRMQANGIEILKPMLIWLHTPERNLSATVINDVVGAAESWVVRRQMLRLTGSDLGRIVADIIRVNNEADPAELAERVRVHLSRLNVSSTYWPGDDEVRSALSVEAVYRRFKRGRLRMMLEAIEDGYRSHTQQPQVSRRGYPIEHVLPQKWETSWPANGLEAEQERAAHIHRLGNLTLLSAQLNSKVSNGPWGDKREAFREHDTMLLTSRLLTTTAGGDWDEDAIDARTQVMIEELLRIWPVPVGHVGEVVDPIAKEADTTDLKDLLVAGVLAPGTRLAPRPGAYAETEAVLRSDGSLEVDGKKFDTPSGAAKHVRGGATNGWYFWRLADGRTLQDIRATHRGRPDASSGASFDWSPLHEILESLPAGRWTSYGNLADVIGTAAQPLGAHISSCRQCTNAHRVLKGDGAVAAKFAWSDPRDTRSPVDLLLSEGVRVVGGKAAPGQMLGSDELAALMVK from the coding sequence GTGAAGACTGAAGTCCGTTCGCCCATGGAGGTGTTCCACCTTCCCCAGCATCTCGTCATCCCCCTCTTTCAACGGCCGTACGTTTGGGATGAGGCGGATCAGTGGGCGCCGCTCTGGCAGGACGTTCGACGTCTGACCGAACTCAGGCTGCGCGAGGTTTTCGCCAACCCGACCCACTTCCTGGGGGCTGTGGTTGTGCAGGCCCATGAGATTCAACAAGGGCACATTCCAGCCAGCAACATCATCGACGGTCAACAGAGATTGACTACGCTGCAACTCCTCATGGATGCGACCGCCGCCGTGCTCGACGAGGCCGGGCTGGATGCGCTTGTCGGTCAACTTGAGGCGCTGACTCACAACCAGGCGAACTTTGTTGTTCCGGGCGAGAGCCGCTTGAAACTACGCCACACGAATCGTGATCAAGCGGCATTCGCTGAGGTGATGAGCACCGAGCCGCCCATCGATCACTCCACTCTGAAGCACTCAGGCTCGCTGATTGTTCGTGCGCACAAATACTTCATGGCCGCCGTAGCAGAGTGGCTTGGCGAGCCGGAGACAGAAGGTTTCGCATCGCGAGCTGACGCTCTTGTCATTGTCCTTACGCGAGGACTCCAGCTCGTAAAGATCGACCTCACCGCGGAGGAGAACTCGCAGGAGATTTTTGAAACCCTCAACGCAAGAGGTACTCCGCTGACTGCCGCTGACCTCATCAAGAATTTCGTGTTCCAGCGGCTAGCTGCCGAAGGGGTCGACACCAAACGTGCCTACGCCGACGATTGGCCGTTCGACACCAAGTTTTGGGAATCTGAGATTAGTGTGGGTCGCTATCTCGTTAGCCGCAGTTCGTTGTTTCTCAACCAATGGCTGGTTGCGCGAACGGGAGAGGAGATCGGTCCACAATCGACATTTACGCGGTTCAAGTCGTACGTGGAGCACGACGGCGGCCAGCGGATGAGCGAACTCTTGCCCGTCATCAAGGAACAAGCTGATCTCTACGAGGCGTGGACCGACGCCGCTGGAGATTCGAACCGGCAGTTGACGCCCGTCGAGATGGCCGTTTATCGGATGCAGGCGAACGGCATAGAGATCCTGAAGCCGATGCTGATCTGGCTCCATACGCCCGAAAGGAACCTTTCGGCTACCGTCATCAACGACGTCGTGGGCGCGGCGGAGAGCTGGGTTGTGCGCCGCCAGATGCTCCGTCTCACAGGTTCAGACCTTGGCCGCATTGTGGCGGATATTATCCGGGTGAACAACGAAGCTGACCCGGCAGAGCTCGCCGAGCGAGTCCGCGTCCACCTTTCTCGGCTGAACGTATCGAGCACGTATTGGCCTGGAGATGACGAGGTCCGTTCTGCGCTTTCCGTTGAAGCGGTGTATCGCCGGTTCAAGCGAGGTCGTCTGCGCATGATGCTCGAAGCTATCGAGGACGGGTACCGATCCCACACACAGCAACCTCAGGTGTCTCGTCGCGGGTATCCGATTGAGCACGTTCTTCCTCAGAAATGGGAAACGAGCTGGCCTGCCAACGGGCTTGAGGCTGAACAGGAGCGCGCTGCTCACATTCATCGGCTCGGTAACCTCACTCTCCTCTCGGCGCAGTTGAACTCCAAGGTGTCCAATGGGCCATGGGGGGACAAACGGGAAGCGTTCCGTGAGCACGACACGATGCTGTTGACGAGTCGGCTCCTCACCACAACTGCGGGTGGCGATTGGGACGAGGACGCGATTGACGCGCGAACACAGGTCATGATCGAAGAACTGTTGCGCATATGGCCGGTACCCGTCGGGCATGTCGGCGAGGTTGTGGACCCCATCGCCAAGGAGGCCGACACGACCGATCTCAAGGACCTCCTCGTCGCAGGGGTCCTGGCGCCCGGCACAAGGCTGGCGCCACGGCCAGGCGCGTATGCGGAAACTGAGGCAGTGCTTCGTAGCGACGGTTCGCTCGAAGTCGATGGCAAGAAGTTCGACACGCCATCCGGTGCTGCGAAGCACGTGCGAGGGGGCGCAACCAACGGGTGGTATTTCTGGCGGCTAGCCGACGGACGAACGTTGCAGGATATTCGCGCCACGCATCGAGGTAGACCGGATGCGTCGAGCGGCGCGTCCTTCGATTGGTCGCCGTTGCATGAAATCCTCGAATCGCTACCCGCGGGTCGCTGGACCTCCTACGGCAACCTTGCTGACGTCATAGGAACTGCAGCACAGCCGCTCGGGGCTCACATCTCGAGTTGCAGGCAATGCACCAACGCGCATCGAGTGCTCAAGGGCGATGGTGCGGTTGCTGCCAAGTTTGCGTGGAGTGATCCTCGAGACACCCGTAGCCCAGTGGACTTGCTTCTCAGTGAGGGTGTTCGAGTCGTCGGGGGCAAGGCTGCACCTGGCCAAATGTTGGGTAGCGACGAACTCGCTGCGCTAATGGTTAAGTAG
- a CDS encoding nuclease-related domain-containing protein codes for MADRPAAASVIAECLREQTLVPLRSTLARAFGRSPLSSESQSWYLGAIGELEVARRLERLGPSWRVLHAVPVGKGTSDIDHVVIGPSGVFTMNTKHHEGKEVWVGAKRLLVNGQRTDHLRNAEFEAKRAAQRLSAATGTPVAVMPMIVIVAARRLTIREQPATVCVLAESQLVDRLTTGPVVLTPSEIDAMTDAAARPETWHDAPVLEPVDLAAFDALRAAVGQARLRRRLWIAALLLGLVVASWMPLATLLSGPSS; via the coding sequence TTGGCGGATCGCCCGGCCGCGGCATCCGTCATCGCGGAATGCCTGCGCGAGCAGACGCTCGTGCCGCTGCGCTCGACACTCGCCCGGGCGTTCGGCCGATCGCCGCTGTCGAGCGAGTCGCAGTCGTGGTACCTGGGGGCGATCGGCGAGCTCGAAGTCGCCCGACGTCTCGAACGGCTCGGTCCGTCTTGGCGCGTGCTGCACGCGGTGCCTGTCGGCAAGGGCACGAGCGACATCGATCATGTGGTGATCGGTCCGTCAGGCGTCTTCACGATGAACACCAAGCACCACGAGGGCAAGGAGGTGTGGGTCGGCGCCAAGCGCCTGCTCGTGAACGGGCAGCGCACCGACCACCTGCGCAACGCCGAGTTCGAGGCGAAGCGGGCTGCGCAGCGCCTCTCCGCGGCGACGGGAACTCCGGTGGCGGTCATGCCAATGATCGTCATCGTCGCGGCGCGGCGTCTGACGATCCGCGAGCAGCCGGCGACCGTGTGCGTACTCGCCGAGTCGCAGCTCGTGGATCGGCTCACCACGGGCCCGGTCGTGCTCACGCCATCTGAGATTGATGCGATGACAGATGCCGCGGCTCGCCCCGAGACCTGGCACGACGCACCCGTGCTCGAGCCCGTCGATCTCGCCGCGTTCGACGCGTTGCGCGCCGCGGTCGGGCAGGCGCGGCTCCGTCGTCGGCTCTGGATCGCGGCACTCCTCCTCGGGCTGGTGGTCGCTTCATGGATGCCGCTCGCGACCCTGCTCAGCGGCCCATCCTCGTAG
- a CDS encoding DUF1761 domain-containing protein: MVPEINYWAVLLATLSSMLVGSIWYARGVFGTRWAKLANVDMDRPGASAVGPIIVTVLVSFVTAWVLAGATTIAWHFYGGSYLGSALFTAVILWAGLTAARFITHDAFEGRPSSLTIMNIAHELVTLVVMGLIIGVWPPAGTV; this comes from the coding sequence ATGGTCCCCGAGATCAACTACTGGGCTGTGCTGCTGGCGACGCTGTCGAGCATGCTGGTCGGCTCGATCTGGTATGCCCGCGGCGTGTTCGGCACTCGCTGGGCCAAGCTCGCGAACGTCGACATGGACCGCCCGGGCGCGAGCGCCGTCGGCCCCATCATCGTCACCGTGCTCGTCAGCTTCGTGACCGCCTGGGTGCTTGCCGGCGCCACGACCATCGCATGGCACTTCTACGGCGGCAGCTACCTCGGCTCGGCCCTGTTCACAGCCGTCATCCTCTGGGCCGGTCTGACCGCTGCGCGCTTCATCACGCATGATGCGTTCGAAGGGCGTCCGTCGTCGCTGACGATCATGAACATCGCGCATGAGCTGGTGACGCTCGTGGTGATGGGGCTGATCATCGGGGTATGGCCGCCCGCGGGGACGGTCTAG
- a CDS encoding Eco57I restriction-modification methylase domain-containing protein: protein MSKKFDVVIGNPPYQEEAQGGGTRDTPVYHLFMQEAYKVGRKVVLITPARFLFNAGFTPKAWNAQMLADPHLSVPYYVPNSDDLFPGTIINGGIAVTYRDAEREGEPIGTFTHYPELNTIVHKVAGSGIRSMESTITSSRSYRYSTKLYDENPSARALRPAGNEALISTNAFDQFEFAFYGERPEDGGSYVRVLGLDGKKRATRWIRSDYITGPGNFDTYKVVAPASRGHLGKFGDAPALILGEPMLGEPHVAVTQTFITIGAFETKAEAEACLKYVKSKFARTMLGVLKVTQHNPASTWKFVPQIDFTAASDIDWSKSIAQIDRQLFAKFGLEPDEIAFIDGKVKPME, encoded by the coding sequence ATGAGCAAGAAGTTCGACGTCGTAATCGGGAACCCGCCTTACCAGGAGGAAGCACAGGGCGGTGGGACTCGGGACACCCCCGTGTACCACCTGTTCATGCAAGAGGCGTACAAGGTCGGTCGGAAGGTCGTGCTCATCACGCCGGCACGCTTCCTATTCAATGCTGGCTTCACGCCCAAGGCGTGGAACGCCCAGATGCTCGCCGACCCGCACCTCAGCGTCCCTTACTACGTGCCGAACAGCGATGACCTTTTTCCGGGCACGATCATCAACGGCGGTATCGCGGTGACCTACCGGGACGCCGAGCGTGAAGGCGAACCGATTGGCACCTTTACGCACTACCCCGAGCTCAACACAATCGTCCACAAGGTTGCTGGGTCAGGCATCCGTTCCATGGAGTCAACCATCACGAGTTCCCGCTCCTACAGGTACTCCACAAAGCTCTACGACGAGAACCCCAGTGCTCGCGCCCTCCGGCCCGCAGGCAATGAAGCTCTGATCAGCACTAACGCGTTTGATCAGTTTGAATTCGCGTTCTACGGCGAACGACCTGAAGACGGCGGGTCCTATGTTCGTGTGCTCGGGCTCGATGGGAAGAAGCGGGCCACCCGCTGGATCCGGAGCGACTACATCACAGGGCCTGGCAACTTCGACACGTACAAGGTTGTTGCGCCAGCATCTCGGGGGCACCTCGGAAAGTTCGGCGACGCGCCAGCCCTGATTCTCGGTGAACCCATGCTTGGTGAACCGCATGTCGCGGTTACGCAGACCTTCATCACGATCGGGGCATTCGAGACGAAGGCCGAGGCCGAGGCTTGTTTGAAGTACGTGAAATCCAAGTTCGCACGCACCATGCTCGGTGTTCTCAAGGTCACCCAGCACAACCCAGCGAGCACATGGAAGTTCGTGCCTCAGATCGACTTCACCGCAGCGTCCGACATCGACTGGTCGAAGTCGATCGCTCAGATTGATCGACAGCTCTTCGCCAAATTCGGTCTCGAGCCCGATGAGATCGCGTTCATCGACGGGAAAGTGAAGCCGATGGAATAG
- a CDS encoding DEAD/DEAH box helicase, which translates to MPLIYSWTTPDIPKYQGWEKIGYTEQESADARIAQQASQLAVEKKKLWSQRAFFTSEAGGRFTDKDLHAYLKQQGVERETQPKRTEWHHFEPAPKTSLQYFQEYASETGGVPQSPEQDDYILRPEQQAAIDQAVAAFHTGKDEVLWNAKPRFGKTLTTYDLMLTLDVQKVLIVTNRPAIANSWFDDFTRFIAHQTTFQFVSDSPSLEGRNPMKREQWRTFVTQHAGEDPRIVEFLSLQDLKGSKYHGGSYDKLRHISQYDWDLLVVDEAHEGVDTVKTDVAFDHIKRTWTLHLSGTPFKALAAGKFEQDQIFNWTYEDEHSARENWAEDGQENPYASLPKLNLLTYQLSRMISDRLSEGVAIDEDKANIDYAFDLNEFFATKENGFFEHETEVKKFLDCLTTNEKYPFSTPELRNEIRHSFWLLNRVASAKALERLLNSHDVFKDYRIVLAAGDGRSDDDADPIASAKSLDRVRTAIAEAEKAGGKSITLSVGQLTTGVTVPEWTAVIMLSNLSSPALYMQAAFRAQNPCTFERAGSVFQKQNAYVFDFAPERTLTIFDAFANNLNPSPPQDQEARQESIRRLLNFFPVLGEDSEGRMVELDATQVLTFPQVFKAREVVRRGFLSNLLFANVAGIFRYTEHVKEILDKLPTAKQGKVVHGQPLEIPNPPPVTDGAGQVQVDVNTVINPKIAELGKPVYSIESIPTVTPEMPAHRAAMQIAKAITDQSEQKREELKNTYGLTVAQVQRDVQRTEQAVKNQVERAYTEHRIATHHLEHERAIAPTEAEAKVVESKLVEQDETFKASILTIVETTMDAIVPDVVTREETKKEQKRANQTMDDARSHLRGFARTIPMFLMAYGDRDMRLSNFDENTPDDVFEEITGITEAEFRLLRDGQEITEEDGTITRIPGMFDQSVFDQAVQEFLDKKEALADYFDEAQTENIFAYIPHQKTSLVFTPQPVVKMMVDTLETENPGIFSDPTKTFADLFSTAGLFLMELVRRLDTGLAEVIPDQDERLHHILTTQVFEMSHNEILHRITLEAVSGGVGERRIWIEESGHFEVGDLARMSDSERVKTLDAMLTEGPQL; encoded by the coding sequence GTGCCGCTCATTTACTCCTGGACGACCCCGGACATCCCGAAGTACCAAGGGTGGGAGAAGATCGGCTACACGGAGCAAGAGAGCGCCGACGCGCGCATCGCGCAGCAGGCCTCGCAGCTCGCAGTAGAGAAAAAGAAGCTCTGGTCCCAGCGTGCGTTCTTCACTTCGGAAGCCGGCGGTCGATTCACCGACAAGGACCTACACGCCTACCTAAAGCAGCAGGGCGTGGAGCGGGAGACCCAACCCAAGCGCACCGAGTGGCATCACTTCGAGCCGGCGCCGAAAACCTCGCTGCAATACTTCCAGGAATACGCGAGCGAAACCGGCGGTGTTCCGCAGAGCCCCGAGCAGGATGACTACATCCTCCGGCCCGAGCAGCAGGCAGCGATCGACCAAGCTGTCGCCGCCTTCCACACCGGCAAGGACGAGGTCCTCTGGAACGCGAAGCCGCGCTTCGGCAAGACCCTGACTACCTACGACCTGATGCTGACCCTCGACGTTCAGAAAGTCCTCATCGTTACCAACCGCCCGGCGATCGCGAACTCCTGGTTCGACGACTTCACCCGGTTCATCGCCCACCAGACAACATTCCAGTTCGTCTCGGACTCTCCCTCGTTGGAAGGCCGGAACCCAATGAAGCGTGAACAGTGGCGTACGTTCGTGACGCAGCATGCCGGTGAGGACCCGCGCATCGTGGAGTTCCTCTCCTTGCAGGACCTGAAGGGCTCGAAATACCACGGTGGCTCGTACGACAAGCTCCGGCACATATCCCAGTACGACTGGGACCTCCTCGTGGTCGACGAAGCCCACGAGGGAGTCGACACTGTCAAGACGGATGTCGCGTTCGATCACATCAAGCGCACATGGACGCTGCACCTGTCTGGCACCCCGTTCAAGGCGCTTGCGGCCGGGAAGTTCGAGCAGGACCAGATCTTCAACTGGACGTACGAGGACGAACACAGTGCGCGCGAGAACTGGGCCGAGGATGGCCAGGAGAACCCGTACGCCTCGCTGCCCAAGCTCAACCTCCTGACCTACCAGCTCTCAAGGATGATTTCCGACCGATTGAGCGAGGGTGTCGCGATCGACGAGGACAAGGCGAACATTGACTACGCCTTCGATCTCAACGAGTTCTTCGCCACCAAGGAAAACGGCTTCTTTGAGCACGAGACAGAGGTCAAGAAGTTCCTCGACTGCCTGACCACCAACGAGAAGTACCCGTTCTCCACGCCGGAGCTGCGCAACGAAATCCGACACTCGTTCTGGCTGCTCAACCGTGTCGCGTCGGCGAAGGCGCTGGAGAGGCTGCTCAATAGCCATGACGTCTTCAAGGACTACAGGATTGTCCTCGCCGCCGGCGACGGTCGCTCAGATGATGACGCGGACCCGATCGCTTCGGCCAAGTCGTTGGATCGGGTGCGGACGGCCATCGCAGAGGCCGAGAAAGCGGGCGGCAAGAGCATCACACTCTCGGTGGGACAGCTGACCACGGGCGTCACGGTTCCCGAATGGACCGCAGTCATCATGCTGTCCAACCTGTCCTCGCCGGCGTTGTACATGCAGGCGGCGTTCCGCGCGCAGAACCCCTGCACGTTCGAGCGCGCCGGAAGTGTCTTCCAGAAGCAAAACGCGTACGTCTTCGATTTCGCCCCGGAACGCACGCTGACGATCTTCGACGCGTTCGCCAACAACCTGAACCCAAGCCCACCGCAGGACCAGGAGGCCCGGCAGGAAAGCATCCGCCGGCTGCTGAACTTCTTCCCGGTGCTCGGCGAGGATTCCGAGGGGCGGATGGTCGAGCTCGACGCAACTCAAGTGCTTACTTTCCCGCAGGTCTTCAAGGCCCGCGAGGTGGTGCGGCGGGGCTTCTTGTCGAATCTCCTGTTCGCCAACGTCGCCGGCATCTTCCGGTACACCGAGCACGTTAAAGAGATCCTCGACAAGCTGCCGACCGCCAAGCAGGGCAAGGTCGTTCACGGGCAACCCCTCGAGATCCCAAACCCGCCTCCCGTCACCGATGGGGCGGGACAGGTACAGGTGGATGTGAACACTGTCATAAATCCGAAGATCGCAGAGCTCGGCAAACCGGTCTACAGCATCGAGAGCATCCCGACCGTCACGCCCGAGATGCCGGCGCACAGGGCTGCGATGCAGATCGCGAAGGCGATTACCGACCAAAGCGAGCAGAAGCGCGAGGAACTGAAGAACACCTACGGGCTCACTGTCGCGCAGGTCCAGCGCGACGTGCAGCGCACCGAGCAGGCCGTCAAGAACCAGGTCGAGCGCGCATACACCGAGCACCGGATCGCCACTCATCACCTTGAGCACGAACGGGCGATCGCGCCCACTGAAGCGGAAGCCAAGGTCGTCGAGTCCAAACTCGTCGAGCAGGATGAGACCTTCAAGGCGAGCATCCTGACCATTGTCGAGACGACCATGGACGCGATCGTGCCCGACGTCGTCACGCGCGAGGAGACCAAGAAGGAGCAGAAGCGGGCGAACCAGACCATGGACGACGCCCGCTCCCACCTGCGCGGGTTCGCTCGAACTATCCCAATGTTCCTCATGGCGTACGGCGATCGCGACATGCGGCTCTCGAACTTCGACGAAAATACTCCAGATGACGTCTTCGAAGAGATCACCGGGATCACCGAAGCTGAGTTCCGACTCCTGCGCGACGGCCAGGAAATCACCGAAGAAGACGGCACGATCACCAGGATTCCAGGCATGTTCGACCAGTCGGTCTTCGATCAGGCCGTCCAGGAGTTCCTGGACAAGAAGGAGGCCTTGGCTGACTACTTCGACGAGGCGCAGACCGAGAACATCTTCGCTTACATCCCGCACCAGAAGACCTCACTGGTCTTCACCCCGCAGCCAGTTGTGAAGATGATGGTCGACACCCTCGAGACCGAGAACCCAGGCATCTTCAGCGACCCGACCAAGACCTTCGCAGACCTGTTCTCCACCGCGGGCCTCTTTCTAATGGAGCTAGTGCGGCGCCTCGACACGGGCCTCGCCGAAGTTATCCCCGACCAAGATGAGCGGCTGCACCATATCCTGACCACTCAGGTGTTCGAGATGAGCCACAACGAGATCCTGCACCGCATCACACTCGAGGCCGTCTCCGGCGGTGTCGGGGAACGCAGGATCTGGATCGAAGAATCAGGTCACTTTGAAGTCGGCGATCTTGCCCGCATGTCCGACTCGGAGCGCGTGAAAACCCTAGACGCCATGCTGACGGAAGGGCCGCAACTATGA
- a CDS encoding methylase → MADSSADEPSVVKSRHRVKAYGEVFTPRQMVEQMLDLVRDDLEAGPGFVDKTFFEPAAGDGNFLVAILRRKLRAIERNLPDDQWPTESLFAVASVYGVELLEDNHLDAHEAMLAEFVHFHERHGIPCDPGTSLRGAANFLIATNIVRGDTLAGRDAQGQDIQFSWWNRIPASPGMVQREPFTLASLREQHLFDFTLYESYQACRIDEVHKEMRASA, encoded by the coding sequence GTGGCGGATTCAAGTGCCGACGAACCATCGGTTGTGAAATCGCGACATCGCGTAAAGGCCTATGGCGAGGTGTTCACGCCGCGCCAGATGGTCGAGCAAATGCTCGACCTGGTCCGGGATGATCTGGAGGCCGGGCCCGGATTCGTCGATAAGACGTTCTTCGAGCCTGCCGCCGGCGACGGTAACTTCCTCGTCGCGATCCTGCGTCGCAAGCTTCGCGCGATTGAGCGGAACCTCCCCGACGACCAGTGGCCGACGGAGTCCCTGTTCGCGGTCGCCTCTGTCTACGGAGTCGAGCTGCTCGAGGACAACCACCTGGATGCGCATGAGGCAATGCTCGCCGAGTTCGTGCACTTCCACGAGCGCCACGGTATCCCTTGCGACCCGGGAACGAGCCTGCGGGGCGCTGCAAACTTTCTCATAGCCACAAACATCGTTCGAGGTGACACGTTGGCCGGCCGCGACGCGCAGGGCCAGGACATCCAGTTCTCTTGGTGGAATCGGATCCCCGCGTCGCCGGGGATGGTGCAGCGCGAGCCCTTCACGCTCGCTTCGCTGCGGGAGCAGCACCTCTTCGATTTCACCTTGTACGAGAGTTATCAGGCCTGCAGGATCGATGAGGTCCACAAGGAAATGAGGGCGAGTGCCTAG
- a CDS encoding HNH endonuclease: MTAAALFRFAMPKPVRITGRSSSITNSFVNGIIPVIAPTEAQVDEALQILDMSEVVSCAYCGDTPTEWDHLRPLVVDKQPTGFISEIHNLVPACGKCNQSKGNKPWRAWMFSSARLSPATRGIPNLEQRAARLDDYERWEVPTRIDFRDVAGHDLWEQHWRNHAAIIAAMRNAEETVELIRARVTEASRATTTQAH, from the coding sequence GTGACCGCTGCCGCTCTCTTCCGCTTCGCGATGCCTAAACCTGTTCGGATCACAGGGCGCTCGTCGAGCATCACGAACTCGTTCGTGAACGGGATCATCCCCGTGATCGCGCCGACCGAAGCACAAGTCGATGAGGCGCTGCAGATCCTCGACATGTCAGAAGTCGTGAGTTGCGCCTACTGCGGCGACACTCCGACCGAGTGGGACCATCTTCGTCCCCTCGTCGTCGACAAACAGCCGACCGGATTTATCTCGGAAATCCACAATCTCGTGCCGGCCTGCGGCAAGTGCAACCAAAGCAAGGGCAACAAGCCGTGGCGGGCGTGGATGTTCAGCTCAGCGCGACTCTCTCCCGCGACGCGCGGGATACCGAACCTCGAGCAGCGCGCAGCACGCTTGGATGACTACGAGCGATGGGAAGTGCCGACGCGAATCGACTTTCGGGACGTGGCTGGCCACGACCTCTGGGAGCAGCACTGGCGAAACCACGCCGCGATCATCGCCGCCATGCGAAACGCGGAAGAAACGGTCGAGTTGATTCGGGCGCGCGTCACCGAGGCAAGCCGGGCGACCACTACTCAAGCGCACTAG
- a CDS encoding C-terminal binding protein, translating into MQDVNSGQPLLEVLDSSYGSVDVEAGAAASVDVRVRDARDARAAGNGDTNTNPTPADGVLVQYADITAEVMDANPTWKVIGRYGVGVDTIDLAAASARGVAVVNVPDYCEEEVATHAVALMLDANRRITAADALVRRGEWADWAQLRPIAPLSTATLSLIGVGRIGREVIRMMTPFVGRIIAHDPYAGASEGIELVDLDTALAEGDVVSLHLPLTAETHHLIGADAIARMKPTATLVNVSRGGLVDGAVLAAALHDGRLAFAALDVLETEPPTADDPLLAAPNTIITNHLAWYSEASEQRLRARLAERCAAVLRGRDIPSLVNRQGLADAAAAASSEAGRHAVSVTTEAVTAPTAVPTLEHS; encoded by the coding sequence ATGCAGGACGTGAACAGCGGGCAGCCGCTGCTCGAGGTGCTCGACTCGTCGTACGGGAGTGTCGACGTCGAGGCGGGGGCCGCGGCATCCGTCGATGTGCGCGTTCGCGACGCCCGCGACGCGCGCGCCGCCGGCAACGGCGACACCAACACCAACCCCACCCCCGCCGACGGCGTGCTCGTGCAGTACGCCGACATCACGGCCGAGGTCATGGACGCGAACCCCACGTGGAAGGTCATCGGCCGGTACGGCGTGGGCGTCGACACGATCGATCTGGCCGCGGCATCCGCTCGGGGGGTCGCCGTGGTGAACGTGCCCGACTACTGCGAGGAGGAGGTCGCGACGCATGCGGTCGCCCTCATGCTCGACGCGAACCGGCGCATCACCGCTGCCGACGCGCTCGTGCGCCGCGGCGAGTGGGCCGACTGGGCGCAGCTGCGGCCCATCGCACCGCTGTCGACGGCGACGCTCTCGCTCATCGGGGTGGGGCGCATCGGGCGCGAGGTCATCCGGATGATGACGCCGTTCGTCGGGCGCATCATCGCGCACGACCCGTACGCCGGCGCGAGCGAGGGTATCGAGCTCGTCGACCTCGACACCGCGCTCGCCGAGGGCGACGTCGTGAGCCTGCACCTTCCGCTGACGGCCGAGACGCATCACCTCATCGGCGCCGACGCCATTGCGCGCATGAAGCCGACCGCGACGCTCGTGAACGTCTCGCGCGGCGGGCTCGTCGACGGCGCCGTGCTCGCCGCGGCCCTGCACGACGGGCGCCTCGCGTTCGCCGCCCTCGACGTGCTCGAGACCGAGCCGCCCACGGCCGACGACCCGCTGCTCGCCGCGCCCAACACGATCATCACGAACCACCTCGCGTGGTACTCCGAGGCCTCCGAGCAGCGCCTGCGCGCGCGCCTCGCCGAACGCTGCGCGGCGGTGCTGCGCGGGCGCGACATCCCCTCGCTCGTCAATCGCCAGGGACTCGCGGATGCCGCGGCCGCCGCATCATCCGAAGCAGGCCGCCACGCGGTATCCGTCACCACCGAAGCCGTCACCGCCCCCACCGCTGTCCCCACACTGGAGCACTCATGA
- a CDS encoding cupin domain-containing protein, translated as MSLAADYTPAELRDLALEPTGAPARVLAGDPQTAEHVLAVRDGLEIGVWEVTPGEFASAKPTSGEVMQFLSGEGSITHADGSVTRIAPGSVLVLEPAWTGTWRVSATVRKVYTIFDAAPVAATATTAATDEAAAGTTATQVAAPSEASETRGNTADI; from the coding sequence ATGAGCCTCGCCGCCGACTACACGCCCGCAGAACTGCGCGACCTCGCGCTCGAGCCGACCGGGGCGCCCGCCCGGGTGCTCGCCGGTGACCCGCAGACGGCCGAGCACGTGCTCGCCGTGCGCGACGGGCTCGAGATCGGCGTCTGGGAGGTCACCCCCGGGGAGTTCGCCTCGGCCAAGCCCACGAGCGGCGAGGTCATGCAGTTCCTCTCGGGGGAGGGCTCGATCACGCACGCCGACGGTTCGGTCACGCGCATCGCGCCCGGCTCGGTGCTCGTGCTCGAGCCCGCCTGGACCGGCACCTGGCGGGTCTCCGCGACGGTGCGCAAGGTCTACACGATCTTCGACGCGGCGCCCGTGGCGGCGACCGCGACGACCGCGGCGACCGATGAGGCGGCCGCCGGCACGACGGCGACCCAGGTCGCAGCCCCCTCCGAGGCATCCGAAACCCGGGGGAACACCGCCGACATCTGA